A window of Blautia argi genomic DNA:
ATTCAAAATCCTGCACAGGTCTGCGCTCTTCCAGAAGAATCCCCATAACGCCATATACCTCCTCTGCGCCCTGCACAGGAAGGTATATGGCTCTTGCCTCTGGAAGAGTGTGGGTGCAGGCGCCTGCGCGATGATGATTCACCGCCACCCATTGTACCACAGCCTTTTCCTGAACATTTACCAGTTCTTTCAGTGCTTCCGCTTCCATTCCCTTTCTCGGAAACAGCATCGGTTCCTCTAAAATCCTTTCTTTTCCCATGGGATAAATCAGTATCGACAGTTTCAGCAGTTTTCCTGCCTGTTCCGCCACTTGTTTCCATACCTCTTTCTTAGACTTGCAGCGGCGCAGTTTTTGACTGTTCTCCAGCAAGATTTCTGTGCGGTACTGTTTCTTTGCGCTCTCCAGATTCTGTTCCTTTAACTTCCGCGTAAGCGTTGCCGTAAAAAGCCCCACCAGAAACAGCATGAAAAACGTCGCCAGGTATCCCCTGTCATACGCCTTAAAGCTCAAGTATGGTTCTGTAAAGAAAAAATTAAATGCCAGCACGGAAAACAAAGAAGAATACACGGCATAAATTTTTTTGTCCGCAATATAAGAAGACAACAAAACCCCTAAAATATAGGTCATAATAATATTAGACTCAGAAAGCCCCAGACACCCAAAGCCCAGGGCGATTCCTGTAGTAAGCAGCAAAACACCGGTAATGGCAGCTAAATCCTTTGCCACATGTCCTTCTTCTCTGCACACTCTGCGCTCCTCTAGCGCTTTTCCCCTGTCTGCCTGCCCGGCGTCCGGAATAATATAAATGTCAATATTCGGCGCCCGCTGCATCAGAGTTTCCAACACCTCTGACCTCCCTCTTTTCCAAAAACTTCTGTGATTATTCTTCCCTATTACAACCTTTGACACATTTCCCACAACGGCATATTCTGCAATCTGGGCTGCAATATCCGAGCCGTATACGGTAACAATTTTTGCCCCTAAGGCTCTTGCCAGTTCCAGATGACGACTCAGTACTTTTCTGGTTTCTTCTCCTGCTTTCTTTAACTGGGGCGTTTCCACAGAAAGCACGGTAAACTGCCCGTGAAAAGCATACGCCAGACGGGAAGCCGTGCGAATTACCTTGGCGCTGGAAGGCGCAGAAGACACACAGGCAAGAATATGTTCTCCTGTATGATATTCCCGGTATCCAAGGGCGTTTCTCTCCTCCTCTGCCATACGGTTCACCCGGTCTGCCACCCGCCGCAGGGTAATTTCCCTTAGCGCCACCAACTTTTCCCGCCGGAAGAAATTCGCAAGCGCCCGTTCTGCCTGAAGTGCTTCATAAATTTTCCCCTCTTTCATACGGGCAATCAATTCGTCCGGCTCAATGTCAATCACTTCCACCTGGTCTGCCTGGTCAAACACGCAATCCGGAATCCTCTCCCGCACTTCTATGTGAGTGATATTTCCCACAAGGTCATTCAGACTTTCCAGATGCTGCACATTCAAAGTAGTATATACATGGATTCCTGCCCGCAGCAGTTCCCTGACGTCCTGGTAGCGTTTCTCATTGCGGCAGCCCTTTGCGTTGGTGTGTGCCAGCTCGTCCACTAAAAGGAGCTTCGGTCTGCGCTTTAGGGCTGCGTCTAAATCAAATTCCTGCAGACAAATGCCCTTATAATCTACCAAAAGCGGCGGCAAAGTTTCCAGTCCCTCTGCCATGGCCTGGTATCCGGTCTGGCGTGAGGCTCTATATAGCCCGCAACCACATCTACACCATGCCGGAGGGCTCCATGGGCTGCCTCCAGCATGGTGTAGGTTTTTCCGGAGCCTGCTGCATATCCCAGAAAGATTTTCAACCTGCCCCTGGTATTCTTTTGTTTCTGTTCTTCTTCATATTTCAACTTTCGCAAAACCTGTTCCGAATCCGGTCTTTCATTCTTCATCTAAAATCCCCATAGCCTCTGCAATGTCCAGATTACATTTTAAAACATTTACTCTCTCTTCTCCAAAAATCCCCAAAACCTTGTGTCCTGTATTTTTCTCCACAATTTTACCAATCTCTTCCCTGGACAAACCGGAATGTTCTGCCACTGCGGCAACCTGGATTTTGGCAGCCTTTGGAGAAATATGAGGGTCTAAGCCTGAGCCTGAAGCTGTGAAAAGGTCAGATGGAATATCCTCTTTTTTAACTCCCGGGTGAGAACTCAGAAATTCCTCCAAATCCTCCTCCATACGTTTCTTTAAATCCGGATTTGAGTTTCCATAGTTAAAGCTTCCTGAGGAAACACCGGCATAATCCCCGTTTTCCTTCTCTTCTTCTGTATAAGTATTATAATTTACCGAAGAAACCCTTGGTTTAAAATAATAATCCTCTGTAAAATCCTGTCCAATCAGAGCTGAACCCACAGCGTCCCCGGCATCAGAAACCAGATTTCCTTCTTTATCCACCAAACTTCCGTTTGCCTTTTCCTTCATGGTGAGCTGGCTGACTCCGGTCAGAGCCAGCGGATAACAAAAAGAACAAAGCAGCATAAGAACCACACTAAATCCCAGCATTTTACCTGCTGATTTTATAAACTTCTTCATCGTCTTCCTCCTACATTCCCATTACTGCCAGCAAGGGTGCTACCAGTAAATCGATCAGTTTAATTCCCACAAACGGTATAGCAATTCCGCCCAGTCCGTAAAGCCCCATATTCCAAAGCAACAGCTTTTCTGCTTTCATGGGTTTATATTTTACTCCCTTCATGGCAATGGGAATCAGTCCCGGAATAATCAGGGCATTAAAAATCAAGGCAGACAAAATCGCGCTTGCCGGTGTTGCCAGTTGCATAATATTCAGAATCTGCATCTGCGGTAAAACCATGGTAAACATAGCGGGAATAATAGCAAAATATTTGGCAATGTCATTGGCAACACTAAAGGTGGTAAGGGATC
This region includes:
- a CDS encoding potassium-transporting ATPase subunit C is translated as MKKFIKSAGKMLGFSVVLMLLCSFCYPLALTGVSQLTMKEKANGSLVDKEGNLVSDAGDAVGSALIGQDFTEDYYFKPRVSSVNYNTYTEEEKENGDYAGVSSGSFNYGNSNPDLKKRMEEDLEEFLSSHPGVKKEDIPSDLFTASGSGLDPHISPKAAKIQVAAVAEHSGLSREEIGKIVEKNTGHKVLGIFGEERVNVLKCNLDIAEAMGILDEE